From one Acidibrevibacterium fodinaquatile genomic stretch:
- a CDS encoding Maf family protein, producing MTLILASASAVRLSLLKGAGLSVAAKPAAIDEAAIKAAARAEAADVADTALLLAEMKARRVARAAPAALVIGADQILVQGSEWFDKPADLATAAKQLRRLAGVWHELVTAIVCWRGDAVLWRHVARPRLRMRPLSEAALAAYLAAEGERVLSSVGAYRLEGPGIQLFEAIEGEYFSILGLPLLPLLGFLRQHFGCEWLSATTGEETSFTPP from the coding sequence GTGACACTGATTCTCGCGAGTGCTTCGGCGGTGCGTCTCTCCTTGCTGAAGGGCGCTGGGCTTTCGGTGGCGGCAAAGCCAGCGGCGATCGATGAGGCAGCGATCAAGGCAGCGGCGCGGGCCGAGGCGGCCGATGTCGCGGACACCGCGCTTTTGCTCGCCGAGATGAAGGCAAGGCGGGTGGCGCGGGCAGCACCCGCGGCGCTGGTCATCGGGGCCGATCAGATTCTCGTCCAGGGTTCGGAATGGTTCGACAAACCCGCCGATCTCGCGACCGCCGCCAAGCAATTGCGCCGTCTCGCCGGTGTTTGGCACGAACTGGTCACCGCAATCGTCTGTTGGCGCGGTGATGCGGTGCTGTGGCGCCATGTCGCGCGGCCGCGTCTTCGCATGCGCCCGCTGTCGGAGGCGGCGCTCGCCGCCTATCTCGCCGCCGAGGGCGAACGGGTGCTTTCCTCGGTCGGCGCCTATCGTCTCGAAGGGCCGGGGATCCAGTTGTTCGAGGCCATCGAGGGCGAGTATTTCAGTATCCTCGGCTTGCCGCTTCTGCCGCTCCTTGGGTTTCTTCGTCAGCATTTCGGATGCGAATGGCTTTCCGCCACGACGGGCGAGGAAACGTCCTTCACTCCCCCGTGA
- the radC gene encoding RadC family protein, which yields MFSSAAPQPRKPAGAEGHRARMRARLLAAGAESLADHELLEMVLFTALPRRDTKAIAKALLARFGSFAGAIAGPLADLRTIEGLGEAGAAALKTVQAAALRLARSEIRDRPLLDNWARLIDYLNAALARERVEQFRVLFLDSRNHLLADEVQARGTVNHTPVYPREVVKRALELHAAAIILVHNHPSGDPTPSREDIAMTAETRKAAEALAIVLHDHVIIGNGRWVSLRERKLL from the coding sequence CTGTTTTCAAGCGCGGCGCCGCAGCCCCGCAAACCGGCCGGCGCCGAGGGGCATCGGGCGCGGATGCGCGCGCGCCTCCTCGCCGCCGGGGCGGAATCGCTCGCCGATCACGAATTGCTGGAAATGGTGCTGTTCACCGCGCTGCCGCGGCGTGACACCAAGGCGATCGCCAAGGCTCTGCTCGCGCGCTTCGGCAGTTTTGCCGGCGCGATCGCCGGACCGCTCGCCGATTTGCGCACGATCGAGGGCCTCGGCGAAGCCGGCGCGGCGGCGCTGAAAACCGTCCAGGCGGCCGCACTCCGCCTTGCGCGAAGCGAGATCAGGGACCGGCCGCTGCTCGATAACTGGGCGCGGCTGATCGATTATCTCAATGCCGCGCTTGCGCGTGAGCGGGTGGAACAGTTCCGCGTGCTGTTTCTCGATTCCCGCAACCATCTGCTCGCCGACGAGGTGCAGGCGCGCGGCACCGTCAATCACACCCCGGTCTATCCGCGCGAAGTGGTGAAGCGGGCGTTGGAACTGCACGCCGCGGCGATCATCCTGGTCCACAACCATCCGAGCGGCGACCCCACGCCCTCGCGCGAGGATATCGCCATGACCGCCGAGACCCGCAAGGCAGCCGAGGCTCTCGCGATCGTGCTGCATGACCACGTGATCATCGGCAATGGCCGCTGGGTCAGTCTGCGCGAGCGAAAACTGCTATAG
- a CDS encoding pyrroloquinoline quinone-dependent dehydrogenase, which yields MKQKQRTLALSLTVAVGTAFAASTAMAQAIDSKRIEANNPNDWLTYHGSYNSYHYSGLTQINAKNVKDLSVAWIHIPGHSTRGLQSMPLVADGVLYYSGSYSRVFAIDGATGQVLWSYFPELDDALVARQTHSPYNRGVALGEGKVFVGTVDGRLIALDMKTGKPVWDTKLIDSQKLTIGFTGAPLYVNGEVVIGSQGGEWPVRGMIYAVDATTGKLRWDFNTIAPTDETKKTWGNDSWRVGGGGGWMPGGYDAETNTIWWGTSNGAPLYDWSGPDWMHNGARPGTNLYISSVLGLDAASGKLKFFHQENPHDVWDFDSAVGEFLMIDRAGQKYVVHPNKGGYIFVYDRSANVKNVWPISHNINYAKIDPKTGELTDRRDMTAGKQAEVLCPHISGGVSWNAGSYDPKTGLYYKIGNEWCMHLEVVKTTPVTTPQVQLNIGANFTIAPPPNGPIYGHLDARDPITGQTKWEVRFPEPPLASVLSTGGDLVFVPDARGTVHAYDATTGKELWNHGDGTGHQGGIISYAAHGKQYVAVVAGFGGMASDDYAPTFGGVFKSMPRDDGALVVYSLSK from the coding sequence ATGAAGCAAAAACAGCGCACGCTCGCGCTATCACTCACCGTTGCGGTGGGGACGGCGTTCGCCGCCTCGACCGCGATGGCGCAAGCGATCGACAGCAAGCGGATCGAAGCCAATAACCCGAATGATTGGCTCACCTACCATGGATCTTACAACTCCTATCACTATAGCGGGTTGACCCAGATCAATGCGAAGAACGTCAAGGATCTTTCGGTCGCCTGGATCCACATTCCCGGCCACTCGACGCGCGGCTTGCAATCGATGCCGCTGGTCGCCGACGGTGTTCTCTATTATTCGGGCTCCTATAGCCGCGTCTTCGCGATTGACGGCGCGACCGGACAGGTGCTCTGGTCCTATTTCCCGGAGCTCGACGATGCCCTCGTCGCCCGCCAGACCCATTCGCCCTATAACCGCGGCGTCGCCCTCGGCGAGGGCAAAGTGTTCGTCGGCACCGTCGATGGCCGCCTGATCGCCCTCGACATGAAAACCGGCAAGCCGGTTTGGGACACCAAGCTGATCGACAGCCAAAAGCTCACCATCGGCTTCACCGGCGCGCCGCTCTATGTCAATGGCGAGGTGGTGATCGGCTCGCAAGGTGGTGAATGGCCGGTGCGCGGCATGATTTATGCGGTCGATGCGACCACCGGCAAGCTGCGCTGGGACTTCAACACCATCGCCCCGACCGACGAGACCAAGAAGACCTGGGGCAATGATTCCTGGCGGGTCGGCGGCGGCGGCGGCTGGATGCCGGGGGGCTATGACGCCGAAACCAATACCATCTGGTGGGGCACCTCGAACGGCGCGCCACTCTATGACTGGTCCGGCCCCGATTGGATGCACAACGGCGCCCGCCCCGGCACCAATCTCTATATCAGCTCGGTGCTCGGCCTCGATGCCGCTTCCGGCAAGCTGAAATTCTTCCATCAGGAGAACCCGCACGACGTGTGGGATTTCGATAGCGCCGTCGGCGAATTCCTGATGATCGATCGCGCCGGTCAGAAATACGTCGTCCACCCCAACAAGGGCGGCTATATTTTCGTCTATGACCGCAGCGCCAACGTCAAAAACGTCTGGCCGATCTCGCATAACATCAATTACGCGAAGATCGACCCCAAGACCGGCGAATTGACCGACCGCCGCGACATGACCGCCGGCAAGCAGGCCGAAGTGCTGTGCCCGCACATCTCCGGCGGGGTGAGCTGGAATGCCGGCTCCTATGACCCGAAAACCGGGCTCTATTACAAAATCGGCAATGAATGGTGCATGCATCTTGAGGTCGTGAAGACGACGCCGGTGACCACGCCGCAGGTGCAGCTCAATATCGGCGCCAATTTCACCATCGCGCCGCCCCCCAATGGCCCGATCTATGGCCATCTCGACGCCCGTGATCCGATCACCGGGCAAACCAAGTGGGAAGTTCGTTTTCCTGAGCCGCCGCTCGCCAGCGTTCTCTCCACCGGCGGCGATTTGGTCTTCGTTCCCGATGCCCGTGGCACGGTCCACGCCTATGATGCAACCACTGGCAAGGAATTGTGGAACCACGGCGATGGCACCGGCCATCAGGGCGGCATCATCAGCTACGCCGCCCACGGCAAGCAATATGTCGCGGTTGTTGCCGGCTTCGGCGGTATGGCAAGCGATGACTATGCGCCGACCTTCGGCGGCGTCTTCAAAAGCATGCCCCGTGATGACGGCGCGCTGGTCGTCTACAGCCTCTCGAAGTAA
- a CDS encoding transporter substrate-binding domain-containing protein, with translation MRYLLAAAMFAIFAAHAEARSLDDIRARGVLGVCAHPNALPFSSKAGDPPGFQIELARAIAAKIGVAMEPDWVVTGFQIRAANCDIMLDTIENREAQEESNLKTSKPYYRTGAALVVPAGSKITSFDALGPATKVGVLLGSTAAMSLGERHIGISIFGFEDDALDGLAHHEVDAVMVTPAAAGYYNLRHPDHPVQIIGLDERDPGLAWNVSVGMVKPDADLRAAIDAALASLAADGTIAQIYRHYGVTLLAPK, from the coding sequence ATGAGATATTTGCTCGCCGCCGCGATGTTCGCCATCTTTGCGGCCCATGCCGAGGCGCGTTCGCTTGATGACATCCGCGCCCGCGGCGTGCTCGGGGTGTGCGCCCATCCCAACGCGCTGCCCTTTTCCAGCAAAGCCGGTGATCCGCCAGGCTTTCAGATCGAGCTGGCGCGTGCCATCGCCGCCAAAATCGGTGTCGCCATGGAGCCCGATTGGGTGGTCACCGGCTTTCAGATCCGCGCCGCCAATTGCGACATCATGCTCGACACCATCGAGAATCGCGAGGCGCAGGAAGAGTCGAATCTCAAGACATCTAAACCTTATTATCGCACGGGTGCCGCTCTCGTGGTGCCGGCGGGCAGCAAAATCACCTCATTCGACGCCCTCGGCCCGGCAACCAAGGTCGGCGTTCTTCTCGGCTCGACGGCGGCGATGTCCCTCGGCGAGCGCCATATCGGCATTTCGATCTTTGGCTTCGAAGATGACGCGCTCGACGGTCTGGCCCATCATGAGGTCGATGCGGTGATGGTGACCCCGGCGGCGGCAGGCTATTACAATCTCCGTCACCCTGACCATCCGGTGCAAATCATCGGGCTCGATGAGCGTGATCCCGGTCTTGCCTGGAATGTCTCGGTCGGCATGGTGAAGCCCGACGCCGATCTCCGGGCTGCGATCGACGCGGCGCTGGCGAGCTTGGCCGCCGATGGCACCATCGCACAAATCTATCGCCATTACGGGGTCACCCTGCTCGCGCCGAAATAG
- a CDS encoding pyruvate, water dikinase regulatory protein codes for MTHQRMNLHLVSDATGETLNSVARATVAQFEHVEIVYHRWSLIRSRLQLHRVLEGIEAEPGPVLSTLVDRALRHELDVFCERLGISVVNVLDPVIAVLQEKIGEVATARPGRQYVLDADYFRRIDAMHYVLAHDDGQAEAGIAEADVCLVGVSRSSKTPTAFYLANRGVKAANVPLVPNLPVPAVLDNLSCPIIGLTIEAQALIDIRRHRLRLIGAPGLARHDAADYVDEEAVKAELLWARRLCARQGWPVIDVTRRSIEETAAAVLQRMEEWHARRARKSASGGESAAHSVP; via the coding sequence ATGACCCACCAACGCATGAACCTCCATCTCGTCTCGGATGCGACCGGCGAGACCCTCAATTCGGTTGCCCGCGCGACCGTCGCCCAGTTCGAGCATGTCGAGATCGTCTATCATCGTTGGTCGCTGATCCGCTCGCGTCTGCAACTCCATCGCGTCCTGGAAGGGATCGAGGCCGAGCCGGGGCCGGTCTTGTCAACGCTGGTCGATCGCGCACTTCGCCATGAGCTTGATGTGTTTTGTGAGCGTTTGGGGATTAGCGTCGTCAATGTTCTTGATCCGGTGATCGCCGTTCTCCAGGAAAAGATCGGGGAGGTGGCAACCGCGCGGCCCGGGCGGCAATATGTGCTGGATGCCGATTATTTTCGCCGCATCGATGCCATGCACTATGTCCTCGCCCATGATGACGGCCAGGCCGAGGCCGGTATCGCCGAAGCCGATGTTTGTCTCGTGGGCGTCTCGCGGAGTTCGAAGACGCCAACCGCCTTCTATCTTGCCAATCGCGGCGTTAAGGCGGCGAACGTGCCGCTCGTTCCCAATCTCCCGGTGCCCGCGGTGCTCGACAATTTGTCCTGTCCGATCATCGGCTTGACGATCGAGGCGCAGGCTCTGATCGATATCCGGCGGCATCGCTTGCGCTTGATCGGGGCGCCGGGCCTGGCGCGCCATGATGCGGCCGACTATGTCGATGAGGAGGCGGTGAAAGCCGAATTGCTCTGGGCGCGGCGGCTTTGCGCTCGGCAAGGCTGGCCGGTGATCGATGTCACCCGCCGCTCGATCGAGGAGACGGCGGCGGCGGTGTTGCAGCGCATGGAGGAATGGCACGCCCGCCGGGCGCGCAAAAGCGCAAGCGGCGGAGAAAGCGCCGCCCACAGCGTGCCGTGA
- a CDS encoding c-type cytochrome, giving the protein MKNLTLCSVVAIAAMVSAVPAMAQPADQASHLDVNQLFATTCGWCHSDGGRVAGKGPQLMNTKRSDDFIRYRIKHGKEGAMPAFGSTLNDADIDKIIQYIRALKPEQP; this is encoded by the coding sequence ATGAAAAATCTCACACTTTGCTCGGTGGTTGCCATCGCTGCGATGGTCTCCGCGGTGCCGGCAATGGCACAACCGGCCGATCAGGCCTCGCATTTGGATGTCAATCAGCTCTTTGCCACCACCTGCGGCTGGTGCCATAGTGATGGCGGCCGGGTCGCCGGCAAGGGGCCGCAATTGATGAACACCAAACGCAGCGATGATTTCATTCGCTATCGCATCAAGCATGGCAAGGAAGGCGCCATGCCGGCCTTCGGCAGCACCCTCAACGATGCCGATATCGACAAAATCATTCAGTATATTCGCGCCCTGAAACCGGAGCAGCCATGA